A single window of Granulicella mallensis MP5ACTX8 DNA harbors:
- a CDS encoding anti-sigma factor family protein has protein sequence MNCTDFLAKLTDYFDGQIIDAELLAEVKEHLGTCHHCEVVVDTTRKTIDVYRGHQPYEFPEELSERLRAAVMTRCKASVSK, from the coding sequence GTGAATTGCACGGATTTTCTAGCCAAACTAACCGACTACTTCGACGGACAGATCATCGACGCCGAGCTGCTTGCGGAAGTCAAAGAACACCTCGGCACGTGCCATCACTGCGAGGTCGTGGTCGACACGACGCGCAAGACCATCGACGTCTATCGAGGTCACCAGCCCTATGAGTTTCCTGAAGAGCTCTCCGAGCGGCTGCGCGCAGCCGTCATGACCCGATGCAAAGCATCGGTCAGCAAATAA
- the ftcD gene encoding glutamate formimidoyltransferase has translation MTDEKHSNGEASTVPQIIECVPNFSEGLDAGKLEAIIRAMRVDGVHLLDWSRDADHNRSVVTIAGSPEAVVEAAVRGVGKAAQLIDLTQQTGVHPRIGAADVVPFVPVSGLSLVQCVMLARQAGMAIWRRFGVPVYFYEAAAARPDRVNLEDVRRGQFEGLLRESVKDATRRPDIGGPELHSTAGASAVGARKFLIAYNIYLQQPDVSLARAIAREIRASNGGLFGVKAMGVMANGRAQVSMNITDFQRTPMTKVHATVEEVAKRHGAEICEGEVIGLIPEEAYEPNAEWVRQTINFDPERKVLERRLKQPLDWP, from the coding sequence TTGACAGACGAAAAGCACAGCAACGGAGAGGCATCGACAGTACCGCAGATCATCGAGTGCGTTCCGAACTTTTCGGAGGGGCTCGACGCGGGAAAGCTGGAGGCGATCATCCGCGCGATGCGCGTCGACGGGGTACACCTGCTGGACTGGTCGCGGGATGCGGACCACAACCGCTCCGTGGTGACGATTGCGGGTTCTCCTGAGGCCGTCGTCGAGGCTGCGGTGCGGGGAGTCGGCAAGGCGGCTCAGTTGATCGACCTGACGCAGCAGACGGGGGTGCACCCTCGTATCGGAGCGGCGGACGTGGTTCCTTTCGTTCCGGTGAGCGGACTCTCCCTGGTGCAGTGTGTCATGCTGGCCCGACAGGCGGGGATGGCCATCTGGCGGCGTTTTGGGGTGCCGGTGTATTTCTACGAGGCTGCCGCCGCGAGGCCTGACCGCGTGAACCTCGAGGATGTGCGCCGGGGTCAGTTCGAGGGGTTGCTGCGCGAATCGGTTAAGGATGCGACCCGGCGGCCAGATATCGGCGGTCCGGAGCTGCACTCGACCGCGGGGGCCAGTGCCGTGGGGGCTCGTAAATTCCTGATTGCTTACAATATCTACCTGCAGCAGCCGGATGTAAGCCTGGCGCGGGCGATTGCGCGGGAGATTCGAGCGTCGAACGGCGGTTTGTTCGGGGTGAAGGCGATGGGCGTCATGGCCAATGGCCGGGCCCAGGTGAGCATGAACATCACCGATTTTCAGCGGACTCCGATGACCAAGGTCCATGCGACGGTGGAAGAGGTCGCAAAACGGCATGGCGCTGAGATCTGCGAAGGCGAAGTCATTGGATTAATTCCTGAAGAAGCCTATGAGCCGAACGCCGAGTGGGTACGTCAAACCATTAACTTCGATCCAGAGCGGAAGGTGCTCGAGCGGCGGCTGAAACAGCCGTTGGACTGGCCATAG
- a CDS encoding sigma-70 family RNA polymerase sigma factor, producing the protein MAVQTQSTTEDLTDLPPEIVATLQAEPPHPDLELVERAKAGDTSAFEQLVRQYDRQIFRTAQHITQNREDAEDITQDVFFKAFQKLDQFQGNSKFSTWLVRIAVNESLMRLRKRKTSKTVSMDQDVQTDEGSIPRDFAEWRPNPEQNYSQSELAEILRKTIAGLPPGFRTVFTLRDIENLSTEETAEALGLSVPAVKSRLLRARLQLRERLSRYFRKTKEGSK; encoded by the coding sequence ATGGCTGTTCAAACCCAATCCACTACGGAAGACCTGACCGACCTGCCGCCTGAAATTGTTGCGACGCTGCAGGCGGAGCCTCCCCATCCGGACCTTGAGCTCGTCGAACGCGCCAAGGCGGGGGATACGAGCGCCTTCGAGCAGCTCGTCCGGCAATATGACCGCCAGATCTTCCGCACCGCCCAGCACATCACGCAGAACCGCGAAGACGCTGAAGATATTACCCAGGACGTCTTCTTCAAGGCCTTCCAGAAGCTCGACCAGTTCCAAGGAAACTCCAAGTTTTCCACATGGCTGGTCCGGATCGCCGTCAACGAGAGCCTGATGCGGCTGCGGAAGCGGAAAACCTCCAAAACGGTCTCCATGGACCAGGATGTCCAGACCGACGAAGGCTCGATCCCCCGGGATTTCGCCGAGTGGAGGCCCAATCCGGAGCAAAATTACTCCCAATCGGAGCTCGCGGAGATCCTGCGCAAAACAATTGCAGGTTTGCCCCCAGGATTTCGCACCGTTTTCACGTTGCGCGACATCGAAAACTTGTCGACCGAAGAGACTGCGGAGGCGCTCGGACTGAGCGTCCCGGCAGTCAAGTCTCGATTGCTGCGTGCTCGCCTGCAACTTCGCGAGCGTCTCAGCCGTTACTTTCGGAAGACGAAAGAAGGCTCCAAGTGA
- a CDS encoding VWA domain-containing protein encodes MRKRLILGLAMMVAVLSAQGQSTKPAPPAPTSPAPVPTVPQTDEGGPVIDNGSIVLPKKKEETPPPPAPAEEKVKNPGEEVFSMRVDVPIVNLDVSVLLDRTHAFVPGLKADNFLVVEDGIEQEVQTIRTARTPITAVMLLEFASNSYAFIQDMQNASASFFHSLQPDDYVAVETYDMRMHVLTDFTNNKDTIRQALQSLTMPGFRETNEFDALYETLDRLSRVEGRKYIILISNGRDTMSRLTLDQMMAKIKATPNVTIYTISTGGLARELSDARGQMGGSTRMNYLQADNQMRTFAQMTGGASYQPLFQGELPDIFSQINESIRTQYVLTYKPTNNKNDGTFRKVKIYLVDNEGKPLKMQDEKGKPLKYSIIARDGYRAKLPVE; translated from the coding sequence ATGCGAAAGAGACTCATTCTTGGCTTGGCGATGATGGTAGCGGTGCTGTCTGCCCAGGGGCAGTCGACCAAGCCCGCTCCTCCGGCCCCGACCTCCCCGGCTCCAGTTCCCACGGTCCCTCAGACCGATGAGGGCGGCCCCGTCATAGATAACGGCTCCATCGTGTTGCCGAAGAAAAAAGAGGAGACTCCGCCTCCTCCGGCACCCGCTGAAGAGAAGGTCAAGAACCCCGGCGAAGAGGTCTTCTCGATGCGGGTGGATGTGCCCATCGTGAACCTCGATGTCAGTGTGCTGCTGGACAGGACGCATGCGTTTGTTCCGGGATTGAAGGCGGATAACTTCCTGGTGGTCGAGGATGGGATCGAGCAGGAAGTCCAGACCATCCGCACGGCACGGACGCCGATTACGGCGGTCATGCTGCTGGAGTTTGCTTCGAACTCGTATGCGTTCATCCAGGACATGCAGAACGCTTCGGCCAGCTTCTTCCACTCGCTGCAGCCGGACGACTATGTCGCCGTCGAGACGTACGACATGCGCATGCATGTGTTGACCGATTTCACGAACAACAAGGACACGATTCGCCAGGCGCTGCAGAGTCTCACGATGCCGGGCTTTCGGGAGACCAACGAGTTCGACGCGCTCTATGAGACGCTCGACCGTTTGAGCCGCGTGGAGGGGCGCAAGTACATCATCCTGATCTCCAATGGGCGCGATACGATGTCGCGCCTGACGCTCGACCAGATGATGGCGAAGATCAAGGCGACTCCGAATGTAACGATCTACACGATCAGTACCGGGGGGCTGGCGCGGGAGTTGAGCGATGCTCGCGGACAGATGGGTGGTTCGACGCGCATGAATTACCTGCAGGCCGACAATCAGATGCGTACCTTTGCACAGATGACCGGAGGCGCGAGTTATCAGCCCCTGTTCCAGGGGGAGTTGCCGGATATCTTCTCGCAGATCAACGAGTCGATCCGCACGCAGTACGTGCTGACCTACAAGCCGACGAACAATAAGAATGACGGCACCTTTCGGAAGGTGAAGATCTATCTCGTGGACAACGAGGGGAAGCCGCTGAAGATGCAGGATGAGAAAGGGAAGCCGCTGAAGTATTCGATTATTGCAAGGGATGGGTATCGGGCGAAGCTGCCGGTGGAGTAA
- a CDS encoding PspC domain-containing protein — protein MVCTACSNSTNSSAKFCSSCGNPFAYEPFSAPQGRLVRPREGRMIAGVCAGFAQHYGWDVTLVRIVLCLVVLCGAGSPILGYFIAWILMPNLQYVQPSQATGATAS, from the coding sequence ATGGTTTGCACGGCATGCAGTAATTCAACAAATTCCAGCGCGAAGTTTTGCAGCAGTTGTGGCAATCCCTTCGCTTATGAACCCTTTTCCGCTCCGCAGGGACGCCTTGTCCGTCCGCGCGAGGGCCGCATGATTGCAGGTGTTTGCGCGGGTTTTGCGCAGCACTACGGCTGGGACGTCACCCTGGTGAGGATCGTACTTTGCCTGGTGGTGTTGTGCGGCGCGGGTAGTCCTATTCTTGGTTACTTCATCGCATGGATACTGATGCCGAATCTTCAGTACGTGCAGCCGTCACAGGCCACAGGTGCAACTGCTTCGTGA
- a CDS encoding acyloxyacyl hydrolase yields MKFEQFVGRVVCVFALAIGVPAGAQAHLANSPVADAASNTSWDYGALLQGGVGLQDRTDYSFLLVGGHAGKILTPEIGTGLFKGNVEYAVEVFPFWQSYTPKFQRLACPTGATVAAQCSNPYTVGGTYTGASITPIMVRWNFTHGRRLMPWVQAAGGVVWTNHKYPAVGNLNAGDPTQTGPQANTSVWNFTPQGGAGVHYFVKPRRSIDFSANAVHISSASLGDKNPGVNVSLQMSIGYSWWK; encoded by the coding sequence ATGAAGTTTGAGCAGTTTGTGGGTCGTGTCGTATGTGTGTTTGCGCTGGCAATCGGCGTACCAGCCGGAGCCCAGGCTCACCTGGCTAACTCGCCGGTGGCGGATGCCGCCTCGAATACCTCGTGGGACTACGGCGCGCTGCTGCAGGGCGGTGTAGGTCTGCAGGACCGGACCGACTATAGCTTCCTGCTCGTCGGTGGACATGCCGGCAAGATCCTTACCCCGGAGATCGGCACAGGCCTTTTCAAGGGAAACGTTGAGTACGCCGTCGAAGTCTTTCCGTTCTGGCAGTCGTATACGCCGAAGTTTCAGCGGCTCGCTTGCCCCACGGGCGCAACGGTCGCGGCCCAGTGCAGCAATCCCTACACCGTAGGCGGTACCTACACGGGAGCCAGCATTACCCCGATCATGGTGCGCTGGAACTTTACGCACGGCAGGCGTCTTATGCCGTGGGTGCAGGCGGCCGGCGGTGTGGTCTGGACGAACCATAAGTATCCCGCTGTGGGCAACCTGAACGCGGGCGATCCGACGCAGACAGGCCCGCAGGCGAACACCAGCGTGTGGAACTTTACGCCGCAGGGAGGCGCAGGCGTTCACTACTTCGTCAAACCGCGCCGCTCAATCGACTTCAGCGCGAATGCGGTGCATATCTCGAGCGCCAGCCTCGGCGACAAGAACCCGGGCGTAAATGTGAGCCTGCAGATGTCGATTGGCTATAGCTGGTGGAAGTAG
- a CDS encoding CopG family ribbon-helix-helix protein has protein sequence MATASTTSLKLDLELKKRVQHLAESRRRSSHWLMIDAIETYVDREEKREEYRQAGLAAWNNYQTTGLHLTAEEADSWLAKLENGEKAKAPKCHV, from the coding sequence ATGGCTACAGCTTCTACAACCAGTCTGAAGCTCGATCTCGAGCTAAAAAAACGCGTGCAGCATTTAGCCGAATCGAGACGCAGAAGCTCCCACTGGCTCATGATTGATGCCATTGAAACGTATGTCGATCGCGAAGAAAAGCGAGAAGAATATCGCCAGGCCGGCCTTGCCGCCTGGAACAACTACCAGACCACAGGCCTGCACCTGACGGCAGAAGAGGCCGATAGCTGGCTTGCAAAATTGGAAAATGGCGAAAAGGCCAAAGCTCCTAAATGCCACGTCTAA
- a CDS encoding peptidase associated/transthyretin-like domain-containing protein encodes MPAFRTLFRSLTVLALTLPIAAFAADSITGTVTNRTNNRPAAGDDVVLIRLQQGMQESTRTKTDAHGHFKLDVPDTGIHLVRVTHDKANYFRPAPPGTDSVEIDVYNAAPKVKGVSSEADVMRIQTDGSGNGLHVVENFFVKNESTPPMTQFSNEPFDFWLPEGAIVEGSAALAPGGMPVQAAPVPLAEKNHYTFLFPIRPGETRFQVTYRLPYSGKFNFAPHPSMTTDTIAIMLPKSMTFAQAPNTPYTSVTDEVNAQTFVARNVSPEQPMGFTLSGSGQLPRDTGAPDQGGSQAQGQPQAQGADSGQPIPETENKMPGRGLQNPLDPEGTRDPWAKYKWWILGGLAVLLTAAAGLLLRKPSGAPSIGGAPQPQPFTRVLTESDMQTLLSPEPHTSSNNVLAWEKTVMTVLKEELFTLETEHLQNRISENEYQELKAALELILRRALKRAQATSAGTSVSL; translated from the coding sequence GTGCCCGCATTCAGAACTCTCTTCCGCAGCCTGACCGTCCTCGCACTCACCCTGCCCATCGCCGCCTTCGCCGCCGACTCCATCACCGGCACCGTGACGAACCGCACCAACAACCGGCCCGCCGCCGGCGACGATGTGGTGCTCATCCGTCTGCAGCAGGGCATGCAGGAGTCCACGCGCACCAAGACCGATGCGCACGGTCACTTCAAGCTCGACGTTCCCGACACCGGCATTCACCTCGTCCGCGTCACGCACGACAAGGCCAACTACTTCCGTCCCGCGCCTCCGGGAACCGACTCCGTCGAGATCGACGTCTACAACGCCGCCCCCAAGGTCAAGGGTGTGAGCAGCGAAGCCGACGTCATGCGCATCCAGACCGATGGCAGCGGCAACGGTCTGCACGTCGTCGAAAACTTCTTCGTCAAGAACGAGTCGACACCGCCCATGACCCAGTTCTCCAACGAGCCGTTCGACTTCTGGCTCCCCGAGGGCGCCATCGTCGAAGGCTCCGCCGCGCTCGCGCCGGGCGGCATGCCCGTTCAGGCCGCGCCCGTGCCGCTTGCCGAAAAGAACCACTACACCTTCCTCTTCCCCATCCGCCCGGGCGAGACGCGTTTTCAGGTCACCTACCGTCTTCCCTACTCGGGCAAGTTCAACTTCGCGCCGCATCCTTCGATGACCACCGACACCATCGCCATCATGCTGCCCAAGAGCATGACGTTTGCCCAGGCGCCGAATACCCCCTACACCTCAGTCACTGACGAAGTGAACGCGCAGACCTTCGTCGCGCGCAACGTCTCCCCCGAACAGCCGATGGGCTTCACCCTCTCCGGCAGCGGCCAGCTTCCGCGCGACACGGGCGCTCCCGACCAGGGCGGCTCGCAAGCCCAGGGCCAACCCCAGGCACAGGGCGCCGACTCCGGACAGCCTATCCCCGAGACCGAAAACAAGATGCCCGGCCGTGGCCTGCAGAATCCGCTGGACCCCGAAGGCACCCGCGACCCGTGGGCGAAGTACAAGTGGTGGATCCTCGGCGGCCTCGCCGTGCTGCTGACTGCCGCCGCAGGCCTGCTGCTGCGCAAGCCCTCCGGAGCCCCCAGCATCGGAGGCGCACCTCAGCCGCAGCCTTTCACTCGCGTCCTGACCGAAAGCGACATGCAAACCCTCCTCTCCCCGGAGCCCCATACCAGCAGTAACAACGTCCTGGCGTGGGAGAAGACGGTGATGACCGTACTCAAAGAAGAGCTCTTCACCCTGGAAACCGAACATCTTCAAAACCGCATCTCAGAGAACGAGTACCAGGAGCTCAAAGCCGCACTGGAGTTGATTCTGCGCCGCGCTCTGAAACGCGCACAGGCAACCTCAGCAGGGACATCCGTTTCACTATGA
- a CDS encoding type II toxin-antitoxin system RelE/ParE family toxin → MPRLIWSPEAVEDLVRLHAFLVTKSPDAARRAIKAIRQQVKPLARHPEAGRFIEDMLPEFMEWFIEFGSSGYLALYHFDGKKVVILAVRHGLEAGYQ, encoded by the coding sequence ATGCCACGTCTAATCTGGTCACCTGAAGCCGTTGAGGATTTAGTTCGCCTGCACGCTTTTCTGGTAACCAAGAGCCCTGATGCGGCCAGACGCGCTATCAAGGCAATTCGTCAGCAGGTAAAGCCTCTGGCACGGCACCCTGAAGCTGGCCGATTCATTGAGGACATGCTGCCAGAGTTCATGGAATGGTTCATTGAATTCGGCAGCAGCGGCTATCTTGCCCTCTACCACTTCGATGGCAAAAAGGTCGTCATTCTGGCTGTTCGTCATGGACTTGAAGCAGGGTATCAATAG
- a CDS encoding DUF4149 domain-containing protein: MTTLLRILRSFAATTWVGGLIFFGFVTKVAFSSLPNAHEAGIIVRGTLSELHHIGLIAGLLYLLLTLTLLATQRDSHPARAAELVLVIVMLIITLYSQFSILPRMENDRLSVGGDIATASQDLPAVHHFGRLHGLSVKMEGAVLIEGLLLLVLAPIHGREDFDRFVS, translated from the coding sequence ATGACCACTCTTCTTCGCATCCTTCGTTCCTTCGCCGCTACAACCTGGGTCGGTGGTCTCATCTTCTTCGGCTTCGTCACCAAGGTGGCGTTCAGTTCCCTGCCCAACGCGCACGAGGCCGGCATCATCGTCCGCGGCACGCTGAGCGAGCTGCACCATATCGGCCTGATCGCGGGCCTTCTGTACCTGCTTCTGACGCTGACCCTGCTGGCGACCCAACGCGACAGTCACCCTGCCCGCGCGGCAGAGTTGGTGCTGGTCATTGTGATGCTCATCATCACGCTCTACTCGCAGTTCTCGATCCTGCCGCGCATGGAAAACGACCGCCTCTCCGTCGGCGGAGACATCGCCACCGCATCGCAGGATCTACCCGCCGTACATCACTTCGGACGGCTGCACGGACTCTCGGTCAAGATGGAAGGCGCAGTCCTGATCGAAGGCCTCCTGCTCCTGGTCCTCGCTCCCATCCACGGCCGCGAAGACTTCGACCGCTTCGTCAGCTAA
- a CDS encoding tetratricopeptide repeat protein, with the protein MSRSRRVVLAVLMAVMTLGGMAANCRAQAAAHTDPLNLDPVVRQGYERFYNLDYDGALKYFNQATQQHPQEPMSWNYVLMATIFRELYHQDLLDTTYYAHDSFLSTKREVEVPQATRDQINSLTDKVIAMCDARIKNNPNDKNAYFARGYAHGMHSAFITLVDHSFASAAKQGYEARNDSEAALKIDPQYADAKMAIGIQQFAVASLPRFVRLMVGIMGVGGSKEKGLDMLRDAAAHGVITGIESRTTLSLFLRHDGRYAEALQTQRGLAEQYPHDYLFQLEVANLLKDSGQGLQAIEAYKHVLELAQKPGYFVDPRLQMAWFGLADTQRGYNDIHAAAEGYMQAAMQTNCSDWLRKRAQLNAGEMYDLLHDRAKAVQMYQMAAASGGDQSQAEAARKYQKTPFTGK; encoded by the coding sequence GTGAGTCGAAGTCGGCGTGTGGTGCTGGCAGTCCTTATGGCGGTCATGACCCTGGGTGGGATGGCTGCGAACTGCAGGGCGCAGGCTGCGGCGCATACCGACCCCCTGAACCTCGACCCCGTCGTGCGGCAGGGGTATGAGCGCTTCTACAACCTCGACTACGACGGTGCGCTGAAGTACTTCAACCAGGCTACGCAACAGCATCCCCAGGAGCCGATGTCCTGGAACTACGTGCTGATGGCGACGATCTTCCGCGAGCTTTACCACCAGGACTTGCTCGATACGACCTACTACGCGCATGACAGCTTTCTTTCGACCAAGCGCGAGGTAGAGGTTCCGCAGGCGACGCGCGACCAGATCAACTCGCTGACCGACAAGGTCATCGCGATGTGCGACGCGCGGATCAAGAACAATCCGAACGATAAGAACGCCTACTTTGCGCGGGGCTATGCGCATGGTATGCACTCGGCGTTTATTACGCTGGTGGACCACTCGTTTGCCTCCGCGGCGAAGCAGGGGTACGAGGCGCGCAACGACAGTGAAGCCGCGCTGAAGATCGATCCGCAGTATGCGGATGCGAAGATGGCGATCGGCATTCAGCAGTTTGCGGTGGCGAGCCTGCCGCGCTTTGTGCGGCTCATGGTGGGCATCATGGGCGTGGGCGGATCGAAGGAAAAGGGTCTCGACATGCTGCGCGACGCTGCGGCGCATGGCGTGATTACAGGTATCGAGTCGCGCACGACGCTGTCGCTGTTTCTGCGGCACGATGGCCGCTATGCCGAGGCGTTGCAGACGCAGCGCGGGCTGGCGGAGCAGTATCCGCACGACTACCTCTTTCAGCTTGAGGTGGCGAACCTGTTGAAGGATTCGGGGCAGGGATTGCAGGCCATCGAGGCGTACAAACATGTGCTTGAGTTGGCGCAGAAGCCCGGGTACTTCGTGGACCCGCGTCTGCAGATGGCGTGGTTTGGCCTGGCCGATACGCAGCGGGGATACAACGACATTCACGCTGCGGCGGAAGGGTACATGCAGGCCGCCATGCAGACCAATTGCAGCGACTGGCTGCGTAAGCGCGCGCAGTTGAATGCGGGCGAGATGTATGACCTGTTGCATGATCGCGCCAAGGCGGTGCAGATGTACCAGATGGCTGCGGCGTCGGGTGGGGACCAGTCGCAGGCAGAGGCGGCGAGGAAGTATCAGAAGACGCCGTTTACGGGGAAGTAA
- the lysA gene encoding diaminopimelate decarboxylase — protein MSSISSPRPFVYAGSRLECSGADLSELAAQFGTPLYVYSGDAIAERARMLQQEFAGVLHTICYAVKANSSLAVMRMLGELGCGFDIVSGGELERVRRAAPEALGRVVFSGVGKQAWEMDAALDAGILLFNVESEAELEVLAERAQALGKIARIALRVNPDVFAETHPYISTGLREHKFGIAIERAREVYQRAVRMQGIEPAGVSVHIGSQIRSVEPFAEAVRRVRSLVEDLRGDGMDIRYVDAGGGFGIEYGKAEFDPAARVAEYARALREVLDGLNAHLLLEPGRFLVAQAGALLTRVLYTKQNGKKHFVITDAAMNDLIRPALYQAHHEIVPVVKDERAVQVADIVGPVCESGDFFARDRETQELRQGDLVVLLDAGAYGMSLASHYNTRVRPAEVLVEQGRARLIRRRETLDDLLAAELI, from the coding sequence GTGAGTTCGATCTCTTCCCCTCGTCCTTTTGTCTATGCCGGGTCGCGCCTGGAGTGTTCAGGCGCTGACCTCAGTGAGTTGGCAGCGCAGTTCGGCACGCCGCTCTATGTCTACTCAGGCGACGCCATCGCAGAGCGCGCGCGGATGTTGCAGCAGGAGTTTGCCGGTGTGCTGCATACGATCTGCTACGCAGTGAAGGCCAACTCTTCGCTGGCCGTCATGCGCATGCTGGGCGAGTTGGGCTGCGGCTTTGACATCGTCTCGGGGGGAGAGCTGGAGCGGGTTCGCCGGGCTGCTCCTGAGGCTCTGGGGCGCGTTGTCTTCTCGGGCGTCGGCAAGCAGGCGTGGGAGATGGACGCCGCGCTGGACGCGGGGATTCTGCTGTTCAACGTCGAGAGCGAGGCCGAGCTTGAGGTTCTGGCAGAGCGCGCGCAGGCTCTGGGCAAGATCGCGCGGATTGCGCTGCGGGTGAATCCCGATGTCTTTGCGGAGACGCATCCGTATATCTCCACCGGTCTGCGCGAGCATAAGTTTGGGATTGCGATTGAACGCGCGCGTGAGGTCTACCAGCGCGCGGTGCGGATGCAGGGCATCGAGCCGGCGGGCGTGAGTGTGCATATCGGCTCGCAGATTCGTAGCGTCGAGCCGTTTGCGGAGGCGGTGCGGCGGGTGCGGTCGCTCGTCGAAGACCTGCGCGGCGATGGTATGGATATTCGCTATGTCGATGCGGGCGGTGGGTTTGGTATCGAGTACGGCAAGGCGGAGTTCGATCCGGCGGCGCGGGTGGCGGAGTATGCCAGGGCGCTGCGCGAGGTGCTCGACGGGTTGAACGCACACCTGCTGCTGGAGCCGGGACGGTTTCTGGTGGCCCAGGCGGGGGCGCTGCTGACACGGGTGCTCTATACGAAGCAGAACGGCAAGAAGCACTTTGTGATTACCGATGCCGCGATGAACGACCTGATACGTCCGGCGCTCTACCAGGCACACCACGAGATCGTGCCGGTGGTGAAGGACGAGCGCGCGGTCCAGGTGGCGGATATCGTCGGGCCGGTCTGCGAGAGTGGCGATTTCTTTGCCCGCGACCGCGAGACGCAGGAGCTTCGCCAGGGCGACCTGGTAGTGCTGCTGGACGCGGGAGCCTATGGGATGTCGCTGGCTTCGCACTACAACACGCGTGTCCGGCCGGCAGAGGTGCTGGTCGAGCAGGGCAGGGCGAGGCTCATCCGGAGACGGGAAACGCTGGACGATCTGCTGGCTGCGGAGCTCATATAA
- a CDS encoding YebC/PmpR family DNA-binding transcriptional regulator — MSGHSKWATIKHKKGALDAKRGKIFTRLIKEITIAAKGGGGDPDGNPRLRGAIAAAKAENMPADNIKRAIQKGTGELEGAAYEEITYEGYGPGGVAVIVEVLTDNRNRAASEIRHAFSKNGGNLGETGSVGYMFSKKGVIVVAKAVADEEKITEVVLEAGADDLSDEGENWEIITSPKDYEAVVEALKAAKMTPEHAEVTMIASTYTKLEGTTATAMSRLLDAIEDLDDTQNVYSNFDMNEETISA, encoded by the coding sequence ATGTCCGGCCACTCAAAATGGGCGACAATTAAGCATAAAAAGGGCGCGCTCGATGCCAAGCGCGGCAAGATCTTCACGCGTCTGATCAAGGAAATCACCATCGCTGCCAAGGGCGGCGGAGGCGATCCGGACGGTAATCCCCGCCTGCGCGGCGCTATTGCTGCGGCCAAGGCCGAGAACATGCCGGCCGACAACATCAAACGGGCGATCCAGAAGGGTACCGGCGAGCTGGAAGGCGCGGCCTACGAAGAGATCACCTATGAGGGCTATGGCCCGGGTGGCGTCGCGGTCATCGTCGAAGTGCTGACCGATAACCGCAATCGCGCTGCGAGCGAGATTCGCCACGCCTTCTCGAAGAACGGCGGCAACCTCGGCGAAACCGGCTCGGTGGGCTATATGTTCTCGAAGAAGGGTGTCATCGTGGTCGCGAAGGCGGTGGCTGACGAGGAGAAGATCACCGAGGTGGTCCTCGAGGCCGGCGCCGACGATCTGAGCGACGAGGGCGAGAACTGGGAGATCATTACGTCGCCCAAGGACTACGAGGCTGTTGTCGAGGCTCTCAAGGCCGCGAAGATGACCCCGGAGCACGCCGAAGTGACGATGATCGCTTCGACCTATACCAAGCTCGAAGGCACGACGGCTACGGCGATGTCGCGGTTGCTGGATGCCATCGAAGACCTCGACGACACGCAGAACGTGTATTCGAACTTCGATATGAATGAAGAGACGATTTCGGCTTAG